The DNA segment TGAGAACAAGCGAATGGCTGAGAACCTGGTCACCAAGGTCTCCAGACTAAAATCTGTAAGCCACATTTAGCTTCTTAATGATGTGATAAATGTCCGCACAATATCTCAGAACACATAGTCTAATCTCAGAGGATGTTGCATTTTTTGCAGAATATACAGCTATAAAAGTATAGCTGTATATTCTGTAGAAAATGCAACATCCatgttctcttctctgtctcgcAGTTTGACCCTGATATAATGTAAAGATTTATATAATGTGTAATCAtttcttttctaaaaacaacaaaaaccttaAGTATAACACCAACCATTTAACTTGATCATCcatcctgtctgtgtgtctgacagctGGCGTATGACATCGACAGAGAAGCTGATGATCAGAACGAGTACTTGGACAACATGGTGAGTGCGTCTTGGCTTTCGTTTTCATTTACATGGCAAACGATAACTGATTGGTCACTTTTCAACTAAAAATACTCAGTTTTCTAGTTGCAGCTTCTCAGATTAGAAAATGAGCtggttttctcttcttcttgtcttccattcatgtttgttttactgtataATTACTGAATTACTGACTTGTTCTGCCTAAAATGGGGTAATAAATATAAGATTTTCTCAAATATACTTCTGCTTCTCTATTCAGTCCCTTCACTTTCTGAAAACTAGTACATTAAAGCTGCTTCCCTCTACAGTTTAGTCATATTTTCCCTTCTGCTCCTATTCCTCTCAGGACTCAAACTTCCTGAGTGCAACGGGCCTGCTGAGCGGCAGCGTAAAGCGTTTCTCCACCATGGTCCGATCCAGCAGAGACAATCGTCGCATCCTCTGCTACGTTTCTGTGGGACTGGTCCTGGTCTTCTTCCTGCTCTACTACCTGATCTCCAGGATCCAACGCTGACGTGATGACCAGATCAGGAGCTGATGTGGAAGGGACGCTTTCGACTCTGACGTCCCATCTGATAGTTTAAATCATCTCTGTGGTATTCCTGCACAGGAAAACACTTTTATTCTACAccaaagtgagaaaacaaactggaaaaagacaagaaacatTAAGTTGAGTTGTTGATGTGACCAGCGATGGGTTTCGGAAGCTGTTGCACTCGTGGTCATATCGGCGATGCTGGAGTCTCTcaagaaacaaaaaggacaCGTCTGGTATTCAGGGATTTCTGCTTTACACTGCCCCCGGCCTGTATTGTTGCAAGCCAGGAAGTCCTAATCTGAGCAAAGAGAGGGTGGAGCCTGAATGTAGGCGGGAAAGATATCTGCCCCAGCTGAGCAGATTGTGATAGGCTGATGAACCGGTCAGTTAACTCACCCCAgatatatacaaatacagaGAGGCTGTCTCAGTTCCAGACTACATAGCAATTGAAAGCAGTGTTTGAATTTCAGCTAGTCTGTTCACTACTGTAAAATTGAGCCAAATAATATATTACAAACTTAAAATGTGCTGTGTTGTCAATTGCAAAGGAATTGAAAACTCACAGCTCAAAAGTAATCGTAATGCAAATGTGAATTTTGGTGGTGACATGGCCAAAGAAAGTTCAAGAAACAGACGTCTTTTTCTTTGCAAAGTTTCATTGAAAGTCTTATTCAAAGGTTAAAGTTGATtgagcagatttattttttctatcaGTACATAAACGAAAAAGGTCTTTATGTATGTTTTGTAGCAGTACAAgcgtgtatgtatgtatgtatgtatatatatatatatatatatatatatatatatatatatataatttatagtATGCACTGTCTGCTGATTTATATGTTGTGTGGAACTGGGACAAAGCAGGTGATT comes from the Hippoglossus stenolepis isolate QCI-W04-F060 chromosome 5, HSTE1.2, whole genome shotgun sequence genome and includes:
- the bet1l gene encoding BET1-like protein isoform X1; this translates as MSAVAAAGQSGGDSGVTECFTPMTGGHGAVDDMLDAENKRMAENLVTKVSRLKSLAYDIDREADDQNEYLDNMDSNFLSATGLLSGSVKRFSTMVRSSRDNRRILCYVSVGLVLVFFLLYYLISRIQR
- the bet1l gene encoding BET1-like protein isoform X3, translated to MADWNRGHGAVDDMLDAENKRMAENLVTKVSRLKSLAYDIDREADDQNEYLDNMDSNFLSATGLLSGSVKRFSTMVRSSRDNRRILCYVSVGLVLVFFLLYYLISRIQR
- the bet1l gene encoding BET1-like protein isoform X2, producing MQRFSYNVEFVKNKMSHGAVDDMLDAENKRMAENLVTKVSRLKSLAYDIDREADDQNEYLDNMDSNFLSATGLLSGSVKRFSTMVRSSRDNRRILCYVSVGLVLVFFLLYYLISRIQR